The nucleotide window ATGTGTTAGTTGGTAATTTTAAGTTCGTATTAATGATTGGGTATCTGTAGTGGATTTATAAGCTTGATATAGATGTTGATGTGTACAGTAATTGTTGGTTTTCTACATTCCAACTCTTTATCTTCCCCCAACAAATAACAAGATGCTACCGTCCGGCAACCAACTCAAAGTCGCCGACGTACTACCACCATCCATGGCGACATACTCTAAGCAATATTTGTGAAGGTATAGCTCTTCATCATGCACACTACATGTTAGATGAAATGCTTGCCGTAATTACTGGCTCAACTATACCTAACTTAAAACAATTGACCCAATATTTGTGAAAGATTGATATAGTTACACTGTTTAGCATTGTTCCTGCAATGATATGAAACACTAATTTGTGAGAGCCTcatttttacagatcataagatGTGGTTGATCTTATGTGGGCTTATGGAAAGGGAGCATGTGATTAACATGTGGAAGGTATTGGAGGTATTGATAGAATATATTCGTTAtgaaaatgagtttgtaaaaaTAAGTTTTTTACATGTAAAATTATGTATATATTAGTAAATAATTTCAATGCATTCATCAATATTCAATACGAACTGATATATTGATGGAGTGAATTTTTTTGTTCTTTGGGCCACGGCCAATCAGTCTCCTTTTGGAAAGACTACTGGTTGTCGACTGTTCCATTGTGTAGCAGGTACCCAGATCTGTTTGACCTTTTGAACAGTCCACCGTGGCTAGTCGGTTAATGTGGGCTGATGGGCTTGTAGTCcatccgttttttttttttgctggaGACAGGTACCGGGGTCTGATAACTAATTAGAGCAGCGGGAAGATTTGATTGAAGGGCTGATGCAGGTAAATATTGGATGGAGTGAAGACGGGTGTGGGTGGTCGCTTGACCCGTCTGGGGAATATACAGTTCGTAGCCTAAAGTCACAACTAGAAATGGTTTGGTTCGATGACAAGGGGATAAACTTCTCTTGGAATAACTGGATCCCGGCTAAGGTAAATGATGCAAGATTATCTCATAATTTGAATTTTAATCTTTTTATTTAGTTGCCTATGATTTATATTTCCTAGTTTATCTCTTTTTTATTCATTATAAATTAGGTTCTACGGTTTatgttttagttagtttttgtttGATTATAATAGAAAAGAACATTGTTCTTGAACCTATCCGTTCGTTATGAAAGTTTGATTAACGAAGTGATCTTGAGCCATTTGATTGCACTAGAAACTGCATCAGTAAACTTCCTGGATTAGCGCTTGATCGGGCTACCACCAAGGCAGCTCTAGCTCGGCGCAATGTGCAGTTAGACTCCTTGTGTTGTGGTATGTGCGATTAAACAGTAGAGACGTCAGAACACTTGTTTTTTTCTTGTGAGGTGGCTCAAGAAACCTAGGATTCTTTAACTCAGTGGTGTAGGGTCCCAGTGTTCATGGTTTTTCAGGTCAAAGACCTCATAAAAGGGAGGAAAGTGCTCAGGGATTTGAGAAAGTCAAAAAAGGTGGTCTATTGTGTGGTATAAATGGCAATCTGGATTATTTGGAAGACTCGAAACGTGAAGGTGTTTAATCACAAGGATCCATGATTCGTGCATAACAGAGGAGATTGGGCACTTTAGGTTTTTATGGATTAAGAGTGGAGCCAAGGCGAGGGTATTGACATGGGAATAATGGTGCCGTTTTGATCTATCTAATATGATTACTTAATCTCGTTGTAATGTACATTTGGTGTGGGCTAACTAGTTTTTAGTCCTTGTTATCAATAAAAGTTTGTTGGCTATTAAAACAAAAGAATGCTTAAAAACGATTAGAAAAACgttaaaaaaatttacaaaattgttttttttttttaatttaatttaacatgttaaaatttatttttttcaattttgtttGAGCTTTTGAAAATACAAATGCATGTAGAAGCCATGAAAGAGCATGTGTAACATGGATTCCGATTTCCTTTTTGATTTCTCAAATTTTTGAACCATCACTATTCAATATTAATGCCGGGTTGGGTTCAATGAGGAACAACAACAAAAAAGCGGGGAACAAGGAACCGTACAttaaacatgttaaatatattataaaaatttcaatttaacatgttaaaaattaatgTTTTCAATTGTTATTGAGCTtttgtatataaatatatatagaaggcctttttgtaaaaaaaaatctaaaacaaaaaaaaattaaaaaaatgcataaaaacaattagaaaaaaggtaaaaaaaaatgtacaaaattgtttttttaattcaatttaacatgttaaaatttatttttttcaattttgtttgagcttttgaaaatataaatacatgtagaagcCATGAAATAGCATGTGTAGCTTCGATTCCAATTTCTCTTTTGATTTCTCATTTTTTTGAGCCATCACTATTCAATATTAATGCATAAGGTTGGATTCAATGGTGAACATCAAAAGAGTGAGAAACCGCGGAACCatgcatttaacatgttaaataatttataaaaaaattcaaCTAACATGTTAAAAGTTAACCTATTCAATTTTTGTTGAGATTTTGCATTTAAATACAAGTAGAAtgctttttttatataaaattttaaaaactaaaaaatatgctttaacaattataaaaaagGTAACATTTTCTTTTACAATTCAATTTAAGATgcaaaaattaatttttttcaatctttttgagCTTTTGAAAATAACAAAAACATGTAGAAGCTAGGAAAACCATGTGTAGCTTCGATTCCGATTTCCCTTTTAATTTCTTATTTTTTAACGATCATTATTCAATATTAATgtctaagggtctgtttggtatggggtaatggaatggacggggGAATGGAATGggcgaggtaatggaatggatgaggtaatggaattgattattaccattccatgtcttgtttagTTACCATGTGAGAATGGAATGAACCATTACTTTTGTTGTTTGGTATGCGAGAAAAGACGATGGAATAAAATCGGTTGGCGGTGGTCAATGATGGGCAGCGatggtgggtggtgataggtggcagtTGTAGCGGCagcggtgatggtggtggagaCGGCGGCGAGTGGAGACGGCGACGGGTGGTGacaacagtggtggtggtgggtgacggTGAATGTGGGTGGCGACAATGGTCAGAGGTGgtagcggtggtggcggtgggtggtggtggttgttagCGATGACGGAGGTGGGTGGCGATGGCGGTAGTGATCGAAGGTGGCAACGGCAATGTTGGATGGCGGCAGTGGCAGGGATGGAGGTGGGTGGCGGGCGACAGCGGCGACGGGTGACGGCGGCGGCGGCGGGTGGCGGTGAAGGCGGGTGGCGGCGAAGGAtgacagtggtggtgggtggtggcaacGGTAGTGagttgtggtgttgttaatgaagggTGAAGAGGGAATGAAATGGGAAAAAAATAGGGGGGagggatggaatgattttgagggaatggaatacATTTTGGAATGGGCGATTCCATTCCATCGACTAACCAAACACTAttttcttcattctctctcaatggttcattccattccacctctcattcctgcataccaaacgctATCTAAGATTCTAAGAGTTGGATTCAATAGGAAACACCAAAAAGTGGAGAACTAACCAACtaacatttaacatgttaaatatattataaagaattaaatttaacatttaaaaaattAATGTTTTCAATTATTTTTGAGCTTTTACACATAAAAACATGTAGaatgcatttttttttaaaaatcaaaaactaaaaaagtttaaaaaaatgcttaaaaacaattataaaaacgttaaaaaatttacaaaattgtttttttaatttaatttaacatgttaaaaattatttttttattttgattaagCTTTTCAAAATATAAAAGCATGTAGAAGCCAGGAAAGAGCATTTGTAACATCGATTCCGATTTCCTTTTTGATTTATCATATTTTTGAACCATCACTATTCAATATTATTGCCTAAGGGTTTGGTTCAAtgaggaacaacaacaacaaacaagCGAGGAACAAGAAACCATACAttaaacatgttaaatatattataaaaaaatcaatttaacATATTAAAAATTAATGTTTTCAATTGTTATTGTGCTTGTGTATTTATACATGCAGAAgggttttttataaaaaaaatctaaaattaaaaaattaaaaaatttcttaaaaacaattagaaaaaaggtaaaaaaatttacaaaaatgtttttttaaattattttaacatgttaaaattattttttttttcaattttgtttgagctttgatgtctgtcgttaaggacatgcaaaaaccaactaactctatagctagggtaagtcggatatcgaaccagaggagaattgtggaaagtgtgtaatgAAAAGTATTAATTAACTACTACAGAAAAAAATAAAGCTTTGTTGTGAGTTGATTGATTATCTAAAATTACAAACTAAAAGTGAAGTTTAAATCAATAGAGAAACAATGGTTCCTtcagatttcaggttttgcagcTAGATTcagttatgtgtttaatcgaaacacttacatagacataagtgttgaATCTAATTAACCagttgtgataaccaacgactaagtactccggtcaatacataacgggaggttatcgaatgattatcaattacacttacaaaccctaaccccatgtcaaatatatcccaattactagaactctcgggaactgaatgcttagaaattacggtttaaataaatgcaattgtttacgaccaataaatcaaatcaaagtgaaaagcatcgaatgcttagatcaccgagttaaacgattgtcacaaacacataaaattatctaacttacaaaaaccctccacccggaggaaaccactagaagactagccgctcatgtggATTGACTGATCTTCAATAGCTTCGGTCATCCCCTCCTACTGCCGTCTCTATCATCTTTCCCCGTTGAAAAACCCTTCTGCCGTCGAGATGATGATATTCTGATGTATGATGTTTTTGGCCCAAAAATCCACCAACTTTCTTTGATATTGTGCCGTCAATCTTGGCCCAATGGATGTCGACCCACTCCATAAATTGGCTGCCTCTTATTCACGTGTGATGTTGGCCCAATCAGAATAATCCACAAGTCTCCTCATAGGCCCATGTCAGCCGCCAAATCCAAGACCATTGATATTTGTGTTGTTGACT belongs to Helianthus annuus cultivar XRQ/B chromosome 5, HanXRQr2.0-SUNRISE, whole genome shotgun sequence and includes:
- the LOC110941103 gene encoding uncharacterized protein LOC110941103, with the translated sequence MELAEASSPWLATGSNCWFSTFQLFIFPQQITRCYRPATNSKSPTYYHHPWRHTLSNICEDHKMWLILCGLMEREHVINMWKVNIGWSEDGCGWSLDPSGEYTVRSLKSQLEMVWFDDKGINFSWNNWIPAKVKDLIKGRKVLRDLRKSKKVVYCVV